The following DNA comes from Mesorhizobium sp. B2-1-8.
GCTTCGCGACGCCGCGGCACGCATTGCGCAGGACGCCGCTTCGATCGCTGCCGAGGCCGCGATCGACATCGAGATCACCAACACCTATCCGGGCCTCGACACGCCGGCCGCATCGGAGGCGGTGGCCTTCGTCAAATCGCTGACCGGTGCCAACGACACGATGAAAGTCGCGTTCGGCACGGAAGGCGGATTGTTCAGCCGCGATCTCGGCACGCCTGCCGTCGTCTGCGGGCCGGGCTCCATGGCGCAGGGACACAAGCCGGACGAATTTGTCAGCGTCGAACAGTTGCGGCGTTGCGACGGGATGCTGGACAGATTGCTGGAACGGCTCACCGATGGCTGGCCGTGAGCCGCATGGCAGCCCTCACTTCACGACCCGTTCGGTGCCGAAGACGCCCTGCTCGACGACGAAGCGGCGGCAGTGGTCGATGAAGGCCTGCACTGTCAGCGTGCGATGCTCGGCGTTCGGCAAGGCAATTCCTATTGTGAGCGGTCGGAGGTCGCCCAGCAAAGGCACGAAGACCAGTAATTTCCCGTCCGGCGACATGGTGTTGAGCGGCCGCATATTGGCGATGCCGTAGCCGAAGCCATTGGCGACCATCGAGCGCATCACGGCGATGTCGCCGGTGCGCTCGACGATCTTGGGCCGCAGGCCCCTGGGCTGGAAAGCCGACAGGAAATATTCCCTGCTGTAGGGCAGATCGAGCAGCACCATCGGCTCATCGACCAGTTCCTCGGCTGTGATGCCTGCCTTTGCCGCCAGGCGATGCGCGGCCGGCAGCATCACATAGGCCGGCAACTGCATCAGCGGCTCGAAGGTCATGTCTTGCGACAGCTCCAGATCGTAGGTCAGCGCGGCGTCTATCTCGCCACGCTGAAGCATCTCGAACAATTGTCCCTGGTTGCGCTCGAATTGCCTGACGCGCACATCGGGATAGGCGTCCTCGAATTTCTTGCGCAACGCCGGCAGCACGATCTGCGCGAAAGTGAGCAGGCAGCCGATCGCCAGCGGTCCGCGCACCTTTTCGGCGATATCACCGGCGATATCGTGCAGCGCGTCCGCGTCGTTGAGCAGGCGCGCGGCTTCTTTTAGGAACAGGCGCCCGCCCGCGGTCAGCGCCAGGGCATGCGAGTGCTTGCGCACGAAAAGCTGGACACCGAACTCGGCTTCGAGCTGAGCGATCGACGCCGAGATCGACGGCGGCGAGACATTCACCTGCTCGGCCGCCTTGGCGATCGAACCCGCTTCGCCAACGGCGACGAAATATTCGAGTTGTCTGAGCGTGAAGCGGAGCGGCATGGTGGCTATGTTGCCGGTTTGCGGCCGGTGATCAAGTCGCGGCCGCTTCTCAATACTTTATCCAGGTGGTCTTCAGCGCGGTGTATTTGTCGAGCGCATGCAGCGACAGGTCGCGCCCGAAGCCGGACTGCTT
Coding sequences within:
- a CDS encoding LysR family transcriptional regulator, translating into MPLRFTLRQLEYFVAVGEAGSIAKAAEQVNVSPPSISASIAQLEAEFGVQLFVRKHSHALALTAGGRLFLKEAARLLNDADALHDIAGDIAEKVRGPLAIGCLLTFAQIVLPALRKKFEDAYPDVRVRQFERNQGQLFEMLQRGEIDAALTYDLELSQDMTFEPLMQLPAYVMLPAAHRLAAKAGITAEELVDEPMVLLDLPYSREYFLSAFQPRGLRPKIVERTGDIAVMRSMVANGFGYGIANMRPLNTMSPDGKLLVFVPLLGDLRPLTIGIALPNAEHRTLTVQAFIDHCRRFVVEQGVFGTERVVK